NNNNNNNNNNNNNNNNNNNNNNNNNNNNNNNNTCTATCATTCAACAGGTGAACCTCGTCGATGCAGAAGGTAAACGGGAAGACATGTCGAAACGCCGTGGACAGTTTCGCACCCTCGATTCCCTTATTGACGAACTCGCAGAGACTGTCGGCGAACAGTTTGCGGTGGATGTTGCTCGCTATTTCTTTCTCATGCGTGCCAACAATACGCATCTCGATTTCAATATGGAATTGGCAGTTACACACGCCAGCGAGAATCCCGTCTTCTACATCCAGTATGCCCACGCACGGTGCTGTAGCATCTTCGAGCAGGGAGATGAGCAAGGAATTACCCCTAAACCTATTGAGGCAGTCTCTCTCAACCAGCTCACAGAGCCAATGGAACATGAATTGATCAGAAAATTAGCCGAATTCCCATCAACTGTGCTTTTGAGCGCAGAGGCACGGGAAGCGCATCGTGTTGTGCATTACCTACACGAACTCGCAGGAATTTTTCATCCGTACTACAACCAACACCGAGTACTTGATCCTGCAGACATGGAAAAGACGCACGCACGGCTCATTCTGATACAGAGCGTGCAAAGAGTGTTGAGAAATGGCTTGACGTTGCTGGGTATTTCTGCCCCGACATCTATGTAGTTAGCTATCGGCATTGTCCCGCAAGCCCACACGCGGCTTGCGTCGCAATCAGCAAAGAGGTGTTTTTGAACAATAGCCAATGACAATAGGAAAAAATATGACGATAGATTATAGGAAAACCGATAAGGCGCATGTGTGGCACCCTCTGTTTCAGCATCAACGCCTTGAAGAAACATCGTTAGCCGTTTTTGAATCGGCGCACGGGACAACGCTTGTAGATGCAGAAGGTCGTGAGTACTTAGATGCATACTCGGCACTCTGGAACGTCAATGTCGGTTATGGTAGACAGGAGATTGCAGATGCCGTCTATGCACAGATACAGCAGTTGCCTTACTACCCGCACTCGCAGATTAACGTCCCTGCCACGGTATTAGCAGAGCGTCTCGCTGCATGTCTTCCGGGTGATTTGAACCATGTCTTTTTCTCCAACAGCGGTTCGGAGGCAAATGAAACCGCCATCAAAATGGCACGGCAGTTCGGCAGGCAAACCTATCCGGGTGAAAATCGCTACAAGATCATCAGTCGGTATCGCGGTTATCACGGATTTACGTATGGTGCCCTGTCAGCAACAGGACAGGCACGCAGACGGAAAGCTTTTGAGCCGCTCGTTCCAGGTTTCCCGCATGCGCATCCACCTTACTGCTACCGGTGTCCTCTTGGCTTAGACGTTTCTTCTTGCGGTATCGCATGCGCTGATGAAATTGAACGAATAATTCAGTCGGAGGGACCCGAAACCGTGATCGGGGTCATTGCTGAGCCTATCATCGGTGGTGGCGGCGTGATCGTCCCGCCAGATGAATATTTCCCGAAGTTGAGACAAATCTGTGACGATTACGGTTTGCTCCTTATTCTTGATGAGGTAATTACTGGGTTTGGACGCACGGGCAAGATGTTTGCCTGTGAGCATTGGGATGTGCAGCCCGACCTGATTACGCTCGCAAAGGGTCTCACGAGCGGTTATCTACCACTCGGTGCATGTGTCGCCTCAACGGAGGTTTTCGAGGCATTCCTCGGTGAAGCCGATGAAAACAAAGAATTCGCCCAAGTCTGCACCTACGGCGGACATCCAGTCGCATGTGCCGCTGGTATCGCGAACCTCGAAATTCTTCAAAGGGAACGCCTCTGGGAAAATTCGGAAAAGGTAGGGGCACATCTGCTCTCGAAATTAGAAACGTTGTGTGACTTACCCATTGTCGGTGATGTCCGTGGCAAAGGATTGATGATAGCGGTGGAACTCGTTCAAGCCGATGGCACGCATCTCGATACGGCGACAACCAACCAAATCGTGGGGCAATTGCGAGACTTCGATACAGGCGGAATCATCGTCGGGAAAATTGGGCATGCTGTCGATGAACCGGAAAACATCATTTACATCGCACCCCCACTGATTCTCACAGAAGCAGAGGCGGACAGAATTTTTGAGACGTTACGTCAAGTACTTATCCAAAAGGAGTTTTAATTCGTGCCGTTTCGCCGTTGGAATCTTGTCGGGATGGGTAGCGATCGCGAATTGCAGGGCGGTTGAACAGGCACATGTCCGTTGACCTTCAGGGATTTTACCAACAGCTGCTCTTACTGTCTTTTTAGATGCCTCAACATTGAAACGGACGTTATCAAGAATCATCTCGGTTGTCACGTTATCGTGTTCAGGGTGCCAACAATCGTAATCGGTAGAGCAGGCGAGGACAGCATAGCAGATTTCAGCCTCGCGAGCGAGTTTCGCTTCCGGTGCCGCGGTCATTCCGATAATGTCAAATCCGAAGTGCCGGTAAAGTTCAGACTCCGCTTGTGTAGAAAACGCCGGGCCTTCCATACAGATATAGGTGCCGCCGTTGTGAACCGCTGTGCTGGCTTCCGTAGCCGCTGCTGACAGAAAGGAACTGAGGTGTGAACAGAAAGGATGTGCCAAGCTGACATGGGCAGCGATACCGTCACCGAAAAATGTTGATTTTCGATCCTTTGTGTGGTCGTAGAGTTGGTCTGGTATAACGAAATGGCGGGGTTCAATATCTTGTCGTAAGCTTCCGACGGCACTCACAGAAATCAGCCATTCTACGCCTAACGCTTTTAAAGCATAAATATTCGCGCGGACATTAATCTCAGAAGGAAGTATCCGATGGCCAGTGCCGTGCCTCGGTAGAAAAACGACGGGCTTCCCATCAAGGTCACCCAGAATAAGAGCATCGCTCGGTTTACCGAACGGGGTTTCGACCGTGATTTCTTCGATGTCTGTTAAGCCTTCCATCTGGTAAAAACCGCTGCCACCAATAATTCCGATACGCATTTATAATTATTCCTTGCGGAGTTATCAAGTAGGTTTTATACTTGATGTGCCTTCTTATAGAGTTAGGGGAAATGCCCAAGCAAAACCCTTCCACTTTGTTTCGGACTACGGGTTTGGTATTATATCAAGAACCTGCGCGGAATGAAATTATGCCCGCTTTAGACATACAGGGCATAATTTGTCTTTGCTTTACTTATGGAGCGCAGTCCAGGAGATCATAGTTAAAAAAATGGCACTATTGCATTGTGGTAATTTAACACTTGAGGGAAAATCCAGTTCCGCCGTTGCGACTTACATTCGTGTAAGAGAACTGGACCTCGTTTTCGATTTAGGTAGATGTCCGATGAATTTTATCGGCATCGGCAACGTTTTTATTTCCCATTTCCACCTCGATCACTACTTTGGATTGCCTATCTACATCAGTCAACGCTGGCTTGCAGGCATACCGCCGGGGAACATCTACGTCCCTTGGAGTGGGTCTAAGCAACTGATGCACATTCTTGATAGGATCTCGGCGTTGGATACCGGCAAGAGTTGGGCGTATCAAATCACGCCGGTTCGGGTGGGTGATGAGATTCCGTTTCGCCAAAATTTAGTGGCACACATTTTGCCAAGCGACCACAGCGTCCCCGCTGTTTCTTATCTGATTTGTGAGGTGCGCAAGAAACTGAAACCCGAGTTTCAGCATTTGTCAGGGCGTGACATCGCAGAACTGAAACGTTCAGGAGTCGAGATAACGACAGAGGTGCAATTGCCCTTAATCGCCTACTTAGGAGATACACGAAGTGTCCCTCTTGACGCACATCCATTACTCAAGCAGTGCAAAGTCTTGATTTGCGAATGCACATTCATCTTACCGGAGCATCGAGTACGTGCGAAGCGGACAATGCATCTACATCTTGAGATGTTACCCTCGATGTTGGCAGAGGTTGAGAGCGAACATATCGTCCTAATCCACTTCTCCCGTCGTTATACACCCGAGCTTATCCGACAAAAGGTTTTCAAGCACTTACCCCCGGGTGACCGTTCTCGCGTCCAACTGTTTATCTAATGCGCGACAGCGTTCTGCTCAATTTCTGTCCGTTCCATGTAGAGATGTGTTGTCAGGAGCGCCCAGATTGGTGCGATTATCGCGTCTATCAATATGTTTACAACGACCATCACCGCGATTGCCCAAACAGGGGAATGCTGTAAGGTTATTTGGACCTGAGTGCCAAAAAAGAGATCGAAGAATTTCTCTGATAGTAGTATCTCACGTAAGGGCACAAATTCAGGGGTAA
The genomic region above belongs to Candidatus Poribacteria bacterium and contains:
- a CDS encoding aminotransferase class III-fold pyridoxal phosphate-dependent enzyme, which encodes MTIGKNMTIDYRKTDKAHVWHPLFQHQRLEETSLAVFESAHGTTLVDAEGREYLDAYSALWNVNVGYGRQEIADAVYAQIQQLPYYPHSQINVPATVLAERLAACLPGDLNHVFFSNSGSEANETAIKMARQFGRQTYPGENRYKIISRYRGYHGFTYGALSATGQARRRKAFEPLVPGFPHAHPPYCYRCPLGLDVSSCGIACADEIERIIQSEGPETVIGVIAEPIIGGGGVIVPPDEYFPKLRQICDDYGLLLILDEVITGFGRTGKMFACEHWDVQPDLITLAKGLTSGYLPLGACVASTEVFEAFLGEADENKEFAQVCTYGGHPVACAAGIANLEILQRERLWENSEKVGAHLLSKLETLCDLPIVGDVRGKGLMIAVELVQADGTHLDTATTNQIVGQLRDFDTGGIIVGKIGHAVDEPENIIYIAPPLILTEAEADRIFETLRQVLIQKEF
- the mtnP gene encoding S-methyl-5'-thioadenosine phosphorylase encodes the protein MRIGIIGGSGFYQMEGLTDIEEITVETPFGKPSDALILGDLDGKPVVFLPRHGTGHRILPSEINVRANIYALKALGVEWLISVSAVGSLRQDIEPRHFVIPDQLYDHTKDRKSTFFGDGIAAHVSLAHPFCSHLSSFLSAAATEASTAVHNGGTYICMEGPAFSTQAESELYRHFGFDIIGMTAAPEAKLAREAEICYAVLACSTDYDCWHPEHDNVTTEMILDNVRFNVEASKKTVRAAVGKIPEGQRTCACSTALQFAIATHPDKIPTAKRHELKLLLDKYLT
- the argS gene encoding arginine--tRNA ligase (catalyzes a two-step reaction, first charging an arginine molecule by linking its carboxyl group to the alpha-phosphate of ATP, followed by transfer of the aminoacyl-adenylate to its tRNA; class-I aminoacyl-tRNA synthetase) — its product is SIIQQVNLVDAEGKREDMSKRRGQFRTLDSLIDELAETVGEQFAVDVARYFFLMRANNTHLDFNMELAVTHASENPVFYIQYAHARCCSIFEQGDEQGITPKPIEAVSLNQLTEPMEHELIRKLAEFPSTVLLSAEAREAHRVVHYLHELAGIFHPYYNQHRVLDPADMEKTHARLILIQSVQRVLRNGLTLLGISAPTSM